Proteins found in one Aspergillus puulaauensis MK2 DNA, chromosome 8, nearly complete sequence genomic segment:
- a CDS encoding uncharacterized protein (CAZy:PL4;~COG:S;~EggNog:ENOG410PK7B;~InterPro:IPR008979,IPR011013,IPR013784,IPR029413, IPR029411;~PFAM:PF14686,PF14683;~SECRETED:SignalP(1-19);~go_function: GO:0003824 - catalytic activity [Evidence IEA];~go_function: GO:0030246 - carbohydrate binding [Evidence IEA];~go_process: GO:0005975 - carbohydrate metabolic process [Evidence IEA]): MASILYLLISLLGASSVLSIDLPTGSDAPFLEIVDDETFIIGNSIWNATLSGQYARPIYYNGKDLVDDATGFYLSYVDSDGFPWLDPEIVDAGDDWIDIQFTNDVARFHWVIFRDFAGAYQYWINTNLPGGVNDMRVIHRLSNETFHSGHTYRKDEQLPTWDLYYSGKEVQDSTVELSNGTYISKYDWATQINVPEAKFWGVYGDDVGSWFIQPSHEYVNGDQLKQELMVHMEAQTGDIAQLNMFGGGHYQFDINRTYGKGHMWGPWLWYLNDGTLSDVEERSEQEIAAWPYEFPNADISAAYQSRAGSVTGRITTSDNRVGDTVSVFLGDNSDALSTLDQYTGYYYRTSTDEDGYFTFENVRTGKYGLYAWPGEGSPVGDITTNFTQWDIEVTEQEGELDLGVYTWETQNRTKIWQIGTLDRLPCEFSGGCGPYEHGLTDDAPANLTFNLGSSSTEDWHYVLSNDGQWVINFELEGEPDENAGARLTVALASYAARCYIDITVNNDVQIGQIQGLESDSALYRSSPVAGVWRFLEYTIEPGIIKQGSNSIEFTTTATEQWKGAMWDTIILEWD; the protein is encoded by the coding sequence ATGGCATCCATCCTTTACCTGCTTATTTCCCTCTTGGGGGCTTCGTCAGTTCTCTCAATTGATCTCCCAACTGGCTCAGATGCTCCCTTCCTCGAAATCGTTGACGATGAGACCTTCATTATCGGCAACTCGATCTGGAACGCCACTTTGTCAGGACAGTATGCCCGGCCCATTTACTACAATGGAAAGGACTTAGTCGACGATGCTACCGGTTTCTATCTCTCCTACGTTGACAGCGATGGATTCCCCTGGCTGGACCCTGAGATTGTCGACGCCGGAGACGACTGGATAGATATTCAGTTTACCAACGACGTTGCGCGCTTCCACTGGGTAATTTTTCGTGACTTCGCCGGCGCATATCAGTACTGGATCAATACGAATCTCCCAGGGGGTGTCAACGATATGCGTGTTATTCACCGACTCAGCAACGAAACTTTTCACAGTGGCCATACATATCGCAAGGACGAGCAGCTGCCCACGTGGGACCTCTATTATTCCGGCAAAGAAGTTCAGGACTCAACCGTTGAGCTCTCCAATGGGACATACATAAGCAAGTATGACTGGGCAACTCAGATAAATGTACCAGAAGCAAAGTTCTGGGGCGTTTACGGAGATGATGTGGGTAGCTGGTTCATCCAGCCTTCCCATGAGTACGTCAATGGAGACCAACTGAAGCAGGAACTCATGGTCCACATGGAGGCTCAGACTGGCGATATTGCGCAGTTGAATATGTTTGGTGGCGGTCATTACCAGTTCGATATCAACCGAACCTACGGAAAGGGTCACATGTGGGGTCCGTGGCTCTGGTATCTCAATGACGGCACCCTGTCCGATGTGGAGGAAAGATCCGAGCAGGAGATTGCCGCTTGGCCATACGAGTTTCCCAATGCTGACATTTCTGCGGCGTACCAAAGCCGTGCTGGATCAGTCACCGGCCGCATTACCACCTCGGATAATCGGGTTGGTGACACAGTCAGTGTGTTTTTGGGGGATAACAGCGACGCGTTGTCCACTCTTGACCAGTATACCGGGTACTACTATCGAACCAGTACTGATGAGGATGGATATTTTACTTTCGAGAATGTACGAACTGGCAAATATGGTCTGTATGCTTGGCCAGGTGAAGGATCGCCCGTAGGTGATATCACTACCAACTTCACTCAGTGGGACATTGAAGTTACCGAGCAAGAGGGCGAACTTGACCTTGGGGTTTATACATGGGAGACCCAGAATCGTACAAAGATATGGCAGATCGGCACCCTCGATCGTCTCCCCTGTGAGTTCTCCGGTGGTTGCGGTCCGTACGAGCATGGGCTCACCGATGACGCACCTGCAAACTTAACATTCAACCTCGGCAGCTCTTCAACAGAAGACTGGCACTACGTCCTAAGCAACGACGGCCAGTGGGTAATCAACTTCGAACTTGAGGGCGAGCCCGACGAGAATGCCGGTGCTCGCCTTACTGTTGCCCTTGCCTCCTACGCTGCCAGATGCTACATAGATATCACGGTCAATAATGATGTTCAGATAGGCCAGATCCAAGGTCTTGAGTCTGATAGCGCCCTCTACCGCTCTTCCCCTGTGGCTGGAGTTTGGCGGTTTCTAGAGTACACGATTGAGCCGGGCATCATCAAGCAAGGCTCGAACTCAATCGAGTTTACCACCACAGCTACCGAGCAATGGAAGGGTGCTATGTGGGATACTATTATTCTTGAGTGGGACTAA
- a CDS encoding uncharacterized protein (COG:S;~EggNog:ENOG410PPXA;~SECRETED:SignalP(1-18)): protein MQYLTLLSTFAAIQGALAGGVSVFTGPDCTGKQTNIHFDSNSIVPNIPAFESYRENGYGAHGQRIQFWTQPGTGQQCGGEYLYDTWAYGGDYFQSQKCYDIGAHPDSRWLKARCIKTVAA from the coding sequence ATGCAGTACCTCACTCTTCTGAGCACGTTCGCCGCCATCCAAGGCGCTCTCGCAGGCGGAGTCTCGGTCTTTACCGGGCCCGACTGTACAGGCAAGCAGACCAACATCCACTTCGACTCCAACAGCATCGTCCCCAACATCCCCGCCTTCGAGTCCTACAGAGAGAATGGATACGGGGCGCATGGACAGAGGATCCAGTTCTGGACCCAGCCCGGCACTGGACAGCAATGCGGAGGTGAATACCTGTACGACACCTGGGCCTACGGCGGCGACTActtccagtcccagaagtGCTACGACATCGGGGCGCACCCAGACTCCCGCTGGCTGAAGGCTCGCTGCATCAAGACCGTTGCTGCGTAA
- a CDS encoding M3 family metallopeptidase (COG:O;~EggNog:ENOG410PFN8;~InterPro:IPR024079,IPR024077,IPR024080,IPR001567;~MEROPS:MER0003110;~PFAM:PF01432;~go_function: GO:0004222 - metalloendopeptidase activity [Evidence IEA];~go_function: GO:0008237 - metallopeptidase activity [Evidence IEA];~go_process: GO:0006508 - proteolysis [Evidence IEA]) codes for MAPEHLRRPPQPPPLFTATAESILNDAKRLVETSRKIQDGIVANTSPDSASFASVLKPLAHDENVMALESHILGFYQAVSTEQKLRDTSSKAEELMDDFFIESAMREDIFKLVDAVLKKNESLDPESRRLLEKEHQSFIRNGLGLPAGPQRDRFKEIKKRLSLISIEFGKNLNEEDGGIWFTPEELDGVPEDVVSGLKKGEGENEGKLRLTFKYPDLFPTMKYAKNPETRKQVMIQNENKCNQNVPLFQEAIVLRDEAARLLGYPSHAAFRIEDKMAKTPKTVDDFLADLRARLTDGGRKEIAQLQELKKSDVASRGEKFDGGYYLWDHRFYDRLMVEKDYSLDHQLIAEYFPLQNTIDGMLKIFEQLFGLVFVEITGKDRDQVATSGKGSDIVWHEDVQIFSVWDDEGEGGSFVGYLYLDLFPRPGKYGHAANFNLQPGYIDAEGKRRYPATALVCNFTKPTPKKPSLLKHEEVVTLFHELGHGIHNLVSKTIYSRFHGTSTVRDFVEAPSQMLENWCWDPPHLKSLSKHYSTLSPEYLAAWKEQANGQAEPSEKIPDEVIANLIRAKHVNDALFNLRQLHFGIFDMTIHEPESHEKIKELPITSTYNRLRKEITQIDGPEVLGLGDDWGNGQATFGHLMGGYDAGYYGYLSSQVYSTDMFYTVFKSDPMNPTAGRQYRYKVLEKGGSQDEMQTLIDFLGRPPKTDAFYKEMGLA; via the exons ATGGCCCCCGAGCACCTGCGTCGTCCGCCCCAGCCCCCCCCACTCTTCACTGCCACCGCCGAATCGATCCTGAACGATGCCAAACGCCTAGTTGAAACATCTCGCAAGATTCAGGATGGAATCGTCGCAAACACTTCCCCGGACAGTGCCAGCTTTGCGTCCGTGCTGAAACCTTTGGCCCACGATGAAAACGTCATGGCTCTCGAATCCCACATCCTCGGCTTTTACCAGGCTGTCTCGACTGAACAGAAGCTGAGGGACACGTCCTCCAAAGCGGAGGAACTGATGGACGATTTCTTTATCGAGTCGGCGATGCGTGAggatatcttcaagctcgtcgatgcagtgctgaagaagaacgagAGCCTGGACCCGGAATCCCGCCGactgctggagaaggagcaCCAGAGCTTCATCCGAAACGGCCTGGGTCTCCCAGCCGGACCTCAGCGCGACCGCTtcaaggagatcaagaaacGACTCAGCTTGATCAGCATTGAGTTCGGGAAGAACCTgaacgaggaggacggaggCATCTGGTTTACACCGGAAGAGCTCGACGGCGTGCCGGAGGATGTCGTCTCGGGCCTGAAGAaaggagagggcgagaacgAGGGTAAGCTCCGGTTGACCTTCAAGTACCCCGATCTTTTCCCCACGATGAAGTATGCAAAGAATCCCGAGACCCGCAAGCAGGTCATGATTCAAAACGAGAATAAGTGCAACCAAAATGTGCCGCTCTTCCAGGAGGCGATTGTCTTGCGTGATGAGGCCGCTCGCCTGCTCGGATACCCAAGCCATGCCGCGTTCCGGATCGAAGATAAGATGGCCAAGACCCCGAAGACGGTGGACGACTTTCTGGCAGATCTACGTGCCCGTCTGACGGATGGTGGCCGGAAAGAAATtgcccagctccaggaaCTCAAGAAGAGCGATGTCGCCTCTCGTGGTGAGAAATTCGACGGTGGCTACTACCTCTGGGACCACCGCTTCTACGATCGTCTGATGGTGGAAAAAGATTACTCTCTGGACCACCAGCTCATTGCCGAGTACTTTCCACTTCAGAACACGATCGATGGCATGCTGAAGATCTTCGAGCAGCTGTTTGGCCTTGTCTTTGTGGAGATCACCGGCAAGGACCGTGATCAAGTCGCCACCAGCGGCAAGGGGAGTGATATCGTGTGGCATGAGGACGTCCAGATCTTTAGTGTGTGGGACgacgagggtgagggtggCAGCTTTGTTGGCTATCTTTACCTGGATCTGTTCCCTCGCCCTGGCAAGTATGGCCATGCCGCCAACTTTAACCTTCAACCC GGGTATATTGATGCGGAGGGCAAGCGTCGCTACCCGGCCACTGCGTTGGTGTGTAACTTTACGAAGCCGACTCCAAAGAAACCCAGTCTTCTCAAGCATGAAGAGGTTGTCACTCTGTTCCATGAGCTAGGTCACGGTATCCACAATCTAGTTTCGAAGACCATATACTCGAGGTTCCACGGAACCAGCACGGTTCGCGACTTTGTCGAGGCTCCTAGCCAGATGCTCGAGAACTGGTGCTGGGACCCGCCACATCTCAAGTCGCTGAGCAAGCACTATTCGACACTGTCCCCAGAGTATCTGGCAGCATGGAAGGAGCAGGCAAACGGACAGGCAGAGCCGTCGGAGAAGATCCCCGACGAGGTGATCGCCAATCTCATCCGTGCGAAGCATGTCAACGATGCTTTGTTTAACCTGCGTCAGCTCCACTTTGGCATCTTTGACATGACGATCCACGAGCCCGAGAGTCACGAGAAAATCAAGGAACTGCCAATCACATCGACATACAACAGACTTCGCAAAGAAATCACGCAGATTGACGGACCCGAGGTTCTGGGTTTGGGCGACGACTGGGGCAACGGCCAGGCCACCTTTGGTCATTTGATGGGAGGCTATGATGCTGGCTACTACGGCTACCTAAG CTCGCAAGTCTATTCAACGGACATGTTCTATACAGTTTTCAAATCCGACCCCATGAACCCCACTGCTGGTCGTCAATACCGGTATAAGGTCCTCGAAAAGGGTGGCAGCCAGGATGAGATGCAGACGTTGATTGACTTCCTGGGTCGACCCCCGAAGACAGATGCATTCTACAAAGAGATGGGATTGGCTTAG
- a CDS encoding glycoside hydrolase family protein (COG:S;~EggNog:ENOG410PVS7;~InterPro:IPR023296) → MNGYNHTDVVDPSYFGPYGNASWGGQVLQDPHDHKLFHLFTSQFADGCGLSGWRPHSYIIRAESRNGPQGPYHYADAVSEPFRHNPYILWSPADKKYLLYAIGVDAHKPDMCESLTYQQWPNNISVSSADSIEGPWTPFKMILSSLEPQSTNPSPWPLWTPKHRTSKIALGVEDNAIYLADKWDDEYKLIHTQKWNTSEWSPTWTEDTFLWRDKRGHWHALDHWMIDLVENNRQQWPRVGVHVYARELTGPWHFKSQEAFNSTVNFTDGSIRTLQRRERPKLFFSDDGEMTPLYLSNGVQEMGEGARSSTFIQPIGEKWKTYEKKLGFF, encoded by the coding sequence ATGAACGGCTATAACCACACTGATGTGGTGGACCCTAGTTACTTTGGGCCCTATGGAAATGCGTCCTGGGGCGGGCAGGTTCTACAGGATCCGCATGACCATAAACTGTTCCATCTCTTCACCTCGCAATTCGCTGATGGATGTGGTCTATCTGGCTGGAGACCGcattcttatattattcgCGCGGAATCTAGAAACGGGCCGCAGGGGCCATATCACTATGCGGATGCAGTTAGCGAGCCTTTCCGCCATAACCCTTATATCCTTTGGAGCCCCGCGGACAAAAAATACCTCCTATACGCTATCGGTGTTGATGCCCATAAACCCGATATGTGCGAGAGCCTTACTTATCAACAATGGCCGAATAATATCTCCGTTTCAAGCGCAGACAGCATCGAGGGACCCTGGACCCCCTTCAAGATGATCCTGAGCTCTCTCGAGCCACAATCAACAAACCCCTCCCCCTGGCCGCTCTGGACTCCCAAACACCGTACTAGCAAGATTGCTCTGGGCGTTGAGGATAATGCAATCTACCTAGCTGACAAATGGGACGATGAATACAAGTTGATCCATACTCAAAAGTGGAACACGAGCGAATGGTCCCCAACCTGGACCGAGGACACATTTTTATGGCGTGATAAGCGCGGACACTGGCATGCGCTCGATCACTGGATGATTGACCTGGTAGAAAATAATCGACAACAGTGGCCGAGGGTCGGGGTGCATGTCTATGCAAGAGAATTGACAGGGCCGTGGCATTTCAAGTCGCAGGAGGCATTTAATTCAACAGTCAACTTTACAGACGGGTCAATTCGGACGCTACAGCGCCGGGAGAGGCCGAAGCTTTTCTTTAGTGATGATGGGGAGATGACGCCTCTTTATTTGAGTAATGGGGTGCAGGAGATGGGTGAGGGTGCGCGGAGCTCGACTTTTATTCAGCCGATTGGTGAGAAGTGGAAAACATATGAGAAGAAATTGGGATTCTTTTGA
- a CDS encoding uncharacterized protein (COG:I;~EggNog:ENOG410PVQ7) encodes MAPGRLASFIVEAPTSHSPVEWQHDEHMKATSNDIYGKCCLADLKSLNLESNFGVLDPENVGYLQPTSADTPLEIMHKRFQRDGYLFVKGCISKEASSIYREAYFNYMPPSGLLQEGSKPVDGVFSHKNSRKYLLPGNLRR; translated from the exons ATGGCTCCTGGTCGTCTGGCGTCTTTTATTGTTGAGGCCCCTACGTCTCATTCCCCCGTCGAATGGCAGCACGATGAACATATGAAGGCCACTTCAAACGACATCTACGGAAAATGTTGTCTAGCTGATCTCAAGTCCCTCAATTTGGAGTCCAACTTTGGGGTATTGGATCCAGAGAATGTGGGATACCTCCAGCCGACATCTGCTGATACACCACTAGAGATTATGCACAAACGCTTCCAGCGAGATGGCTATTTATTT GTCAAAGGATGCATTTCGAAAGAAGCCTCTTCGATATATCGTGAAGCATATTTCAATTACATGCCGCCCAGCGGCCTTTTACAGGAAGGGAGCAAGCCCGTCGATGGCGTATTCTCGCACAAGAACAGCAGAAAGTATCTCCTACCAGGCAATCTACGGCGATAA
- a CDS encoding uncharacterized protein (COG:I;~EggNog:ENOG410PVQ7;~InterPro:IPR008775) → MISVHEAQFYLDSCANQELRDFISRFTGWEKPHLLQRTMLRAFVPDSELTPVHFDQIYLRAGPPTSLTAWVPTRDVSLEGGGLMYLEGSIDIGQQTETEFARNAHNLTDEERARI, encoded by the coding sequence ATGATATCCGTCCACGAAGCCCAGTTCTATCTTGACTCCTGTGCCAACCAGGAGCTTCGCGACTTTATCAGCCGTTTCACCGGCTGGGAGAAGCCTCACCTGCTTCAGCGCACTATGTTGCGAGCATTCGTTCCAGACAGCGAGCTCACACCGGTACACTTTGACCAGATTTATCTCCGCGCTGGCCCACCTACCAGTCTGACAGCGTGGGTACCCACCCGCGATGTCTCTCTGGAAGGAGGCGGCCTGATGTACCTTGAGGGTTCCATTGATATTGGACAGCAGACTGAGACAGAGTTTGCACGCAACGCCCACAACCTGACTGATGAAGAACGTGCAAGAATATGA
- a CDS encoding uncharacterized protein (COG:S;~EggNog:ENOG410PTQ8): protein MSVLAGAPSEVTQSDTHYPRDSYDAVAALKILKRWLPAELGLAILHYAGYWLRSRVARQASVRFSESLCHDGSPYLLSEPIKGKRFPVQQIIIDIWSHDQGWSSYPEDHGTYRGSWTWFDLGIQRPLGRGEIAMDLPPLVTNVHASSETRHHQVVYQRHEQLWMGNLQAGDRISIAPRARFPGWVNFTEGASIEIYTDLF from the coding sequence ATGAGCGTCTTAGCGGGTGCACCTTCTGAAGTCACTCAAAGCGACACCCACTATCCAAGAGACTCGTATGATGCTGTTGCCGCCCTTAAAATCCTCAAGCGGTGGTTGCCGGCCGAACTAGGCCTGGCCATTCTACATTATGCAGGGTATTGGCTTCGGTCTCGTGTAGCTAGACAAGCGAGTGTTCGTTTCTCAGAATCCCTGTGTCACGACGGATCCCCGTACCTGCTGTCAGAGCCCATAAAGGGCAAGCGATTCCCTGTTCAGCAGATCATAATCGACATTTGGAGCCACGACCAAGGCTGGAGTTCTTATCCGGAAGACCATGGTACATACAGAGGCTCGTGGACGTGGTTCGATCTCGGAATCCAAAGGCCACTGGGGAGGGGGGAGATTGCAATGGATCTTCCACCACTAGTCACAAATGTACATGCAAGCTCGGAGACCAGGCATCATCAGGTCGTGTATCAGAGACATGAGCAGCTCTGGATGGGCAATCTTCAGGCAGGAGACCGGATCTCGATTGCTCCACGAGCGCGTTTTCCTGGCTGGGTGAATTTCACGGAGGGAGCTTCGATTGAGATTTATACCGATCTGTTTTGA